The sequence ACGAGCAACGTCACTGTGATGCGCCCACTTCGGGCATTCGCGCGAGCTCACCGCTACCCAGAACGAGAGCACGTCGTCGGCTATGTCGAACGGGTTTGCCCTTCGGCGACAGAGTCCTGCCAAGTACCCCGACCATCCCTCGACTGCCGCCGCCCCCACCTCGAGCGGGAAAAGAGCGAGGTCTCTCCAGTGCCTATTCCCTGCTGTCGTCATGCAGCTGGCTCCTGTCGGGTGCATGTGCGTGCTCTCACTGGCAGACGGCGATGGCCGGGATGTGTCATCCCGGCCATCGCTGCTGTCACGTTATTTCAGCACTGAGCGTGCAGCGTCGGTGAACGCTGTGCTGATCCCGTTGACGAGGGACACCTGTGCCTTCGTGAGGCTACTGATCCACTCGACGTTGCTGCTGGTGCCGATCTTCTCCTGGAATTCGAGGACACTGCCGAGGGCCTTCTCGTAGGTGTCGAGCGAGAGGTTTCCGCTCTGCTTCGCGGCGTCGACCACTTTTTCGTTGAGGGATGAGATCCGCTCGGTCGATTCGTCGAGTGCCTTGCTGAGGCCGGCAGCCGCTGCGGTGGTGGCGTCGGTGACTGTCTTGGCTGTGGTCACGTTCTTACTCCTTGGGTGGGGGTAACGTCAGTGAGCACATTAGCAGGTTAGCAATCTGATTGCTAACGTACCTGTCGCCTGATTACTGGGAGACGTACGTCCCCGGGGCCTCGGCCAGGACGGGATGCTTGGCACTGCCCACTGCCGGCGGTGCCACCATGTCGCCGGCGCGAGAAGCTGACCACTGTGTCCAGTCCTCCCACCACGAGCCGGAATGCTTCTCGGACAAAATCTGCCAGTCCGCCGGATTCGCGGGCATGGTCCGGCGTTCGCCCGAATCGGGTGCGCCGACGGCATGGAAGAAGCACCGGTTGTTCGGTGGATTGACCGCACCGGCGATGTGGCCCCCGTTGGTGAGGACGAAACGCACGTCTCCGCCGAGTAGATGCACACTCTTATACGACGAGGTCCACGGCACGATGTGGTCGTTGACGGCGCCGACGATGTAGGCATCGCACGTGACCTTCGTCAGATCCAGCTGCTGACCGTCCAATACGTATACCCCAGAGGATAATTCGTTTCGGCCGTAGAGGGATCGCAGGTACTGGGAGTGCATCGTGGCGGGCATCCTGGTCTTGTCCTCGTTCCACGCGAGGATGTCGAACGCGGCCGGCTTTTCGCCCTTCATCCAGCGCGAGACCCAGTAGCTGAAGATCAACTCTTTGGCCTTGATCAGGTCGAAGGTGCCACTCATCTCGTCGCCGGACAGAAAGCCCTGCCGCCGCATACGCATCTCGACACGGTCGAGGGTGTCTGGATCGACCAGAAGTTTCAGCTCGCCGACCTCGCTGTAATCGAGCAGCGTGTTCAGCATCGTCAGTGAGTTGATGCGGTCGTCTCCGGTTGCAGCGAGACGGGCCGCTCCCATCGCGGCCATAGCGCCACCGAGGCAGATGGAGAGGATGTCGATCTTCCCCGAACCGGTGACCTCTTCGACGACGTCCATGGCGGCAGCGAACCCGCGAAGGTAGTAGTCGTCCATCGTGATGTCCATCATGGACCGGTCGGGATTGCGGTAGGAGATCGCAAAGACTGTGCGCCCGTGCGCGACCGCCCACTCGATGAGGCTGCGTTTCGGCGCGAGATCGAGTATGTAGTACTTGTTGATCCACGGTGGGGAGACAAGGATCGGGACCGCATGCACGGAGGGGGTCTGCGGTTGGTACTGGATCACTTCGATCAAGTCGTTGCGAAAAACGACTTTGCCCGGCGTGGCTGCAAGGTTGTCACCGAGAGTGAAGGCGGCCCGATCGACTTTCACCGGCTGCCCCTTCCGCTTGATGATGTCCTCGGCAGCGAAAAGGGCACCGCGAACGAGGCTCGCCCCGCCGGTGTCGAACGCGCGGGTCAGTACACCCGGATTGGTGAGCGGGAAATTGGTGGGCGACAGGGCGTCGAGCATCAGGTTCACGATTTGCCGTGCCTTGGCGTCCTGTAATTCGTCTCCCGCGCCCGCCTCTGTGAGGTCTTCCGCGAGTGCACGAGTCGCGAGATAGCTTTGGTGCAGAGAGAAGAATGCGGGATTTTCGCGCCACGCCGCGTCGGCGAATCTCTTGTCGCTCGGGTCGACCGGGATGGGAGGTTGGGGGTCGACGTCGTTGAACACTCGAACAGCAGCCGCCGGAATGTGGGCGAGGTGGGTGGCGTAGTTCGTCGACGCGGCGACGACGGCCTGAGGATTCTTTGCTGCGCGGCCGGCGACGGACGCCACCGCGGGGCCCCAGCCGATGGGGTCGATCCGCGAGGCGATCTTCTTGTGCAGGTTGTCGATCACACGTTGCTCCCCAAGAATCGAATCGTCATGTCCGCCACGCACGCGGGACGTTCGGAGCCGTCGACGGACATGGTCAGGGCCGACGTCACCTGGTAGCCACCTCTACATGCTTTGACGGTGGTGACCTCAGCGGTCAAACGCAGGTGAGAACCGACGGGAACGGGCGCCGTGAACCGTGCATTGCCAATACCGCAATTGATCACCTGCTCGCTGTCGACGACATCGATCAGTTGCCAGAATAAACTGGGTGCCAATGACAATGTGAGGAATCCGTGTGCAATTGTCGTCCCGAGCGGACCTTCCTTCGCGCGCTCGGGATCGGTGTGGATCCATTGGTGATCATTCGTCGCATCGGCGAACAAGTTGATCTGTTGCTGAGTGATCTGTACGGCACTCGACGTGCCGAGTTCGGTACCGACGAGGGTGGGGAGGTCTTCGAGTGCGACGGCGCGCGCGGTGGTGTGTTCTGTCTGCACGGTATTCCTGTGAGGTGATCTTGCTGCGGATCTCGCAGAGGCGAAGAGTGGGATGGCGCCGGTAGCGCCCGATCACACGTTGACACAGGAATGTTTGAACTGCATATTACCGAGGGGTACACTGCACGGTCACTTGCGTCGGCGTACTTTCACTGCTGCACGAGCCGGTCCATACGGCCTCTCTATCTGCGGGGACTCGTCGTCACACTTATGTTTACCAGGGTATGTGACATGCAACACAGCGTGGGCGGTCGGTGATCTGCACGACGCCGTCAGTCTTGTGGTCCGGTGCTCGGACGCTTCCGTTTGGCGACGGTGAGCTGCCGGAAGGCCTCGTACATTTCCTCGATTGCCTTCCGCTGCGCATTGGTGAGGTCCGGGTCCTCCCGGAGCGCCGTTATCACTGCGGAAGCGGAGTCCTTCTGCGCTCGCGACGCCTCCGACACCAGCATGTCAGCGGAAAGATGAAGCTGATCGGCGATGGCCTGCAGGACGCGGTCGCTCGGCTCCCGGAGGTTCCGCTCGATCTGTGACAGGTACGGATTCGAGATTCCCACCATCGCAGCCAACTGACGCATCGGGAGCTCGGCCATCTCCCGCTGGCGCCTGATCAACTCACCAAGTGTCAGTCCGCGCGGAGCCTCTCGATCCATGAGTGCATTCTAGGCCTTCGGCCCGTGCGCCTTTCTGGTAGCTGGGACTACCAGAAAGGCGCACGGGCGCGGAGCGCCTAGAGCGTGCGAGAGATGAGTTCCTTCATGACCTCGTTGGATCCGGCGTATATGCGCTGGATCCGGGCGTCGGCGTACATCTGGGCGATGGGGTATTCGAGGATGTAGCCGTATCCTCCGAAAAGCTGCACGCAGCGGTCGATCACTGAGCACTGCTGGTCGGTGAGCCAGTATTTGGCCATTGCGGCCGTGGCGACGTCGAGCTCACCGCGGAGATGCTTGACGATGCAGTCGTCGAGGAAGGTCCGCGACACCCGGGCGATTGTGGCGCACTCGGCCAGTTCGAAGCGGGTGTTCTGCAGGTCGAACAGGGTCTTGCCGAACATCGTCCGAGACTTCGCGTACTCCGCGGTGAGGGCGACCGCGCGTTCGATCGCAGCGACTGCGGCAACACCGCAGATCAATCGCTCCTGGGGAAGCTGCTGCATCAGTTGGACGAAGCCGGCACCCTCGGTCGGACCGAGGAGATTCTCGGCGGGCACTCGGACGCCGTCGAAGAACAGTTCGGTGGTGTCCTGCCCTTTCTGTCCCACCTTGTCGAAGATTCGCCCCCGCGTAAAACCCGGAGTGTTGTTGTCGACTTCGGCGACGATCAGCGACACACCCTTCGCGCCGAGGGCGGTATCGGTCTTGGCGGCGATGATGACGAGGTCGCAGTTGTACCCGTTGGAGATAAAGGTTTTTGCGCCGGTTACGAGGTAGTCGTCGCCGTCCCGCACAGCTCTGGTAGTGATGCTCTGCAGGTCCGATCCGGTGCCGGGTTCGGTCATGGCTATCGCACCCACCCACTCACCGCTGGTGAGCCGGGGAAGCCACCGTGATTTCTGTTCGTCGGTTCCGTACGCGTTCAGGTAGTGCGGAACGATCCCTGAGTGGACGCCCAGCTGAAGCGAGTGGTCCCCGGCCATCACCTGTTCGTGGAAGAGGACCGCATCGTGTGCGAACGTGCCACCACCCCCGCCGTATTCGGTGGGAATGGACATGCCCGACAGGCCGAGTTCGCCGAGCGTTCGGTAGGTGTCCCTGTCGGGGAATCCCTGCTTGGCAAAGCGCTGTTGGTGGGGAGTCACCTCCTTGGCGAAGAAGTTGCGCGCGAGTTCGGCTACGGCGGCGAGATCCTCGTCGATCCAGGCGGAGTCCGCCAGTGTCGACGCCGAGTGTGTGGTGGTCATCGTGTTCTTTCGTCAGCAGGGTCGGGTTCGCAAAAGGTGCTGTCAGCCTGCGACTGCGGGCGCCGTGTCGGCGCGACGGAGCGCGGCTTCGTGGACACCCTCGGGTGCCGGCTGGGCGTAGAGATTCTCGATCTCGGCAGCGTATTTCGCGGCGATGGGTTTGCGGCGCAGCTTCATGGTGAGGGTCAATTCGTCGCTGCCGGGCTCCCAGAAAGAGGGAAGGATAGTGAACTTCTTGATCTGCTCGACCCGCGAGAGGCGGGCATTTCCTGCGGCGACAGCTTCGGCGACCACGGCGACAACAGCGGGGTGTGCTGCCAGAGTCGCGGCATCCGCCTGTACATCCAGCTGAGCCGCATATCGTGCTGCCGCGTCGGGGTCCAACGCGATCAGTGCGGTGTTGTACGGTCGGGCATCACCGATGGTGGAAACGTTACCGACGAGCGAGGACTGGGCCTTGATCGCGTTCTCGATCCCGGCTGGTGACATATTCTTGCCCGAAGAGTTGATGATCAACTCTTTCTTTCGATCGATGATGGTGAGGAATCCGTCGTCGTCGACGGTCACGATGTCTCCCGTGGACAGCCATCCGTCAGCGTCGACTGCCTCCGCCGTTTTCTCCGGCTCGCCGCGGTACCCCTTCATGACCAGCGGGCCGCGGACGAGCAGCTCGCCGTCGTCGGCGATCCGCATGTCCATGCCGGGAACGATTTTGCCGACCGTTCCCAGTTTGGTGGGGTCCGCAGGAGCGGCGCTCGCGATGCACGTCAATTCCGACATGCCCCAGATTTCCGAGATGTTCAGACCGAGCGCGCCGAAGAATGCCAGGGTGTCGGCGGGGATGGGGGCCGCGCCGGATACGGCCCACTTCAGGGCGTCGAATCCGAGTTGCGCCCGCAGCGGCGCCAGCACTCGCGTTTCTGCAGAAACGAATTCGGCTTCGAGTTCCGCGGGTACGGGTTGGCCGGCCCGCAGCATCGCAAACCGGCGGGCGCCCACCGCGAGGCCCCATTGCAATCCCTGGCGCCGGGTTTCCTCCGGCTCGTCGGCTACCGCCCGCTCCACTGCGACCTGGAGCTTTTCCCAGACGCGTGGGACTGCACCCCAGATGGTCGGCCGGCAATCGGGGAGGGCGGCGGCGATCTGTGAGATCTCCTCGACAACGGTGATTTCGGTGCCGAAGACCATCTGGAAGTAGAGACAGGTCATCCGGTCGGCGATGTGCGCGGATGGCATGAACGAGGTGATCCGGTCGCCGAATTCGATCGGCAGGATCTCGCGCACTGCGCTGGCCTCGAACAGTAACGCGGCGTGTGTCGATTCGACGCCCTTGGGATTTCCGGTCGTCCCCGAGGTGTAGATGAGCGTGGCAACGTCGTCCGGTTGCACGGCTCGCCAGGCCGAGTCGAAGTCGAAGTCTGCGGGACGCAGCGTTTTCATCTCGTCCAACGAGAGGGTTCCGGCGGGTGCGGTCGCCGAGTCGCCATCGACGACGACGATCCGCGAGGGCTGCACGCCGGATTCTCTGATTCGTTCGACGTACTGCGCCTCGCACACGACCACCTTCGCTCCCGCATTGCGGAGGACATGGGCGATGGCGTCCGGCGGTGAGGTGTTGTAGATCGAGAACGAGGTGGCACCGACGTGTTGGGCACCCACGTCCACCGGGTAGAAGTCGAGGCGGTTTCCCATCATGAGTGCCACGGTGTCCCCGCGCCCGACGCCGAGCCCGGCGAACCCGGCTGCCACGTCCCGTACCTGTTCCGCGTAGTCCCGCCAGGTGAGTACTTCGGTGCCGCCCACGGTGCGGAGCGCGATCGATTCGGGTTCGATGGCTGCGACGCGTTGAAACGCCTCGCACAAGGTGATAGGAGCTCGAGTCGGGGTCATGGCATCTTCCTGGTGGAGGGGGGTGATCCGGCAGCGGTTGAGGTGGCAGGTCGAGCCTCGAGTTCACGGATGAGCTCGTGGCAGTCGTGGTCGGCAGCGAGGTAGCCGTCTGCGAAGACATTCACGAGTCCGCGCCCGAGCGCCCAGGGCTGCCAGGCCGCGGGCGCCAGGGTGCGTCCGGCGCGTCGGGCGATGGCGTCGGCAATGACGGTCGCGGCGTCCTCGGCGCTGATACGGCGCCGCAACGGCCGCGGCAGGCGGGCATCGAGTTTCCGACCGAGCTCGTCGTCGTCCAGCGTTGCGCGAGCCAGTTGGGTGTCCACCATGCCGAAGTAGGCGACACCGGCGGAGGCGCCATAGCCTGCGAGTTCGAGGCGCAGAGCCCGGCCGAGTTGCTCGACGGCCGCCTTGCTGATCATGTACGACGCACCGGCGAGTCCGGGAGCGAACGCAGCCGCGGACGACACCACGACGATGTGGCCACGCCGTTCGATCACTTCGTCGACGGCCGGACGGACGGTATTGAATACTCCGGTGAGGTTGATGTCTATGACCCGATCGAAGGCGGCGGGGTCGATTCGGCGAAGAGTGGCCGGGGGCGGTGTCACTCCGGCGTTCGCGATGACCACGTCGAGCCGTCCTGTCCGTTCGATCACCTCCTGCACGGCTGCACTCATGCCGTCCCGGTCGCGGACGTCGGCGACCAGAGTCGAGACGCGTTGCCTTCCGAGTACGAATTCCGCTGCGGTAAGGGCGGATCGGTTGATGTCGATCAATGCGACTGTTGCTCCGCGGGCGTGCAGTGTGCGGGCTGTGGCCAATCCGATGCCGTCGCCGCCGCCGGTGATCAGGACGACTTTGCCTGCGACGTCGTATTCAGCCCCCTTGCCGGGTAGTGGCAGTCCCAGGTCACGCAGTGTGCGGGTGACTGCCGATCGCTTCCTGAAGGTCGCCATCGTCAGTTCCTTCCGTGGAGCAGTGTGATGAGGAAGCGGACGAGCGAGTCGACCCATCGTGTGCGCCGGAATGTCGTGAGCGGCAGAACAGAAGGGAAGCGCTGTCGGGTCATGGCCCGTGGAAAAGTGAATTCCTTCAAGCCGTCCGGGCCGTGGACGCGACCGAATCCGGAATCGTCGACCCCGCCCAGGGGCAGACCTGGAACGGCCGCGTAGAGAACGTAAGAATTGACGGAGACTGCACCGGTGCGAATCCTCCGCGCGATGTCCTCGCCGTGCCGGCGTGAGAAGACGCTGAGACCCAAACCATATCGGCTCGAGTTGGCCCGTTCCACGGCCTCGTCCATATTCCGAACTCGCGACACGATCAGGGTGGGGCCGAAGGTTTCCTCGGTTACCGCGACGCTGTTCTCCGGCACGTCCACGAGAATGGTGGGTTGCACGAACTGGCCCTCGACCGCGTCAGGCCCGCCGAGCACCACCCGCCCGCCCTTGTCGATCGCATCGTTGATGTGGCGACGGACGACGTCGACCTGCGAGGGCATGGTGATCGGGCCGATGTGCGCATCGATGTCCGAGCCCGCACGAATGCGGGACGCGTGGGCCACGATTCTGTCGAGAAATTGGTCGAAAATGCTCTCGTGCACGTACACCCGCTCGACCCCGAGGCAGGTCTGTCCGGCATTGGACAGCCCACCCCACACAGCGGCATCAGCCGCAGAATCGAGGTCCGCGTCGGAGTTGACGATCAGTGCGTCCTTGCCGCCGCATTCCATAAGGACGGGGGTGAGCGTTTCCGCGCACACAGCCATGACTTTCTTGCCGGTCGAGGTGGACCCGGTAAATCCGATCTTGTTCACGCCGGATCGGCACAGCGCAGCTCCCGTGGAACCGTCGCCGGTGACGACCTGCAACACGGGATGTTCCGGCACCGCTTGGGTAAAGGCCTCGACCAGCCACACCCCCACGCCTGGGGTGTACTCGCTCGGCTTGTAGACCACTGTGTTCCCGGCTGCAAGGGCGAACGACAGCGACCCGAGCGGAGTGAAGATCGGGTAGTTCCACGGTCCGATCACACCGACCACCCCGAGGGGGAGGTATTCGACACTGGCCGATTGGTTGAGGGTGAGCGCGCTCGAGCGGACAGTGCGCCGGCGAAGTACCTTGCCGGCGTTCTTCGCCGCCCACGCGAGGTGTTCCAAGGCCATCGCGATCTCGAGCATCGCGTCTGCGCGTGGCTTCCCCATTTCCATGTGGACGAGGTCCGCGAGTTCCGTTGCCCGCCGTGCGATGATGCCACGCCAGGCATCGAGCCTGTGGGCTCGTTCGTCGAATCCCAGTGAGGCCCACCAGTCGGCGGCGTCACGCGCACGGGCTACGGCGTCATCGACGTCGCGTGTCGAACCGAGGGGGTGAACGCCGACAACCCGTCCCGTTGCCGGACTGATCACATCGAAGGTGGAATCTGCAGCCGTGGTGGTGGTCATCGAGATGCACCCTTCGGATGGTCGAGTGCCTTGTGGGCGAGGCCGCGCGCCCATCCACGCGTCACGCGGCGGAGGACCGGCTGGGACCACGCGATCAACGGGGTGAGCATGGGCGTGGTCTCCATAGCGAAAGTCCAGGTGAGCCGAGTGCCGTCCGGGTGCGGGTCGAGCGTGATGTCTTCGGCGAACCGACGGAAGCCGGGCCTGGACGCGCTTTCGGCGGTGAAGGTGATCTGCCTGCCCTCTTCCCAGCGGTAGAAGCGTTCCCGCAGGGCCGCTGCACCGTGACCGAGTGTCACCGTCCTTGTGGTGCCGATGCCGAAGGGTCGAGGTGAAGTCCAGTCGCTTGCGGTGATGAGCGACGACCAGGACACCAATGCGTCGTGGGCGGTGAGAACACTCCACACGTGTGCAGGGTCCGTCGACAAGTAGACGACGTGCACGATTCGGAATCTGGCGGTCTTCAGGAACTCGTCGTCTGCGGCGGCGAGCGGGTACCAGCGCGTCATAGGTCGATCACCAGAGGTCCGCCGGCAGAGCGAGAAAGGCAGATCAACATCGAGTCCTGTCGCTCGGCGTCCGTCAGGATGCGGTCGCGGTGTTCGACGTCTCCGGCGAGGACCCGCACTCGACAGGTGCCACAGAAGCCCTGCTGACACGAGTAGGCGACCCCTGGGATTTCACGGCGTATCGCGGTCAGCGCGGTTTCGTCCTCGGCCACCGATACGGTCGTTCCCTGTTTCGCGAGGCGTACGTCGAACCGGTGCCCATCGACCACAGGCAATGCCGAAAACCGTTCGGTGTGCAGGGAGCCGGTCGGGTTGAGCGTGTGCATGACACCGCGTGCAGGGGTCATCAGCGGTGTCGGTCCACACAGGTACACGGCTGCACCCGGTTCCGCGGTGGTGAGAATCTCGGTGATGTCGGGTGGGCCGGATTCGTCGTCCGGTCTCACTTCGACCCGGCCGGTGTATCGCGCGAGTTCGTCGAGGAACGGCATGGTGGTGCGCGACCGGCCGAGATACACGAGTCGCCAGGATTGTCCCCGCTCGTGACACTTTCTCACCATCGGCAGGATCGGTGTGATTCCGATACCGCCGGCGATGAACAGATACGAGTCGGCAGTCACCAACGGAAAGGCATTGCGCGGACCGCGTATGCGCACGCGGTCCCCGGCTTCGAGCGTCTCGTGGATTTCCTTCGAACCGCCCAGGCCGCCGTTGATGCGGCGGACGGCGATGCGGTACGACGACAGATCGTCGGGGTCACCGCACAACGAGTACTGACGCTGCCGGCCCGACGGCAGGAAGACGTCGAGGTGAGCACCCGGAATCCAGGACGGCAACGTGCCTCCGTCGGGCGACGTCAAGGTGAGGCTGACCACGTCCTCCGCCTCCTGCCTCACCTCGTCGATGGTGAGGGTCATGCCGAATCCATTGTTGCGTACTGGATTCGGTCGTGACAGCCACGATGCGGCACGGCTCGCCGCGAAGACGTGCCGGTACGCGACCGTTGCCTGCGCCGCCAACCGGAGCGCTCGAGTGGGCTCGAACTCGGTTCGGTCGGAGGCGGGGTCGTCGATCCCGTCCGAGTGGGTCGTCATCATGAGTGGTCTCTCTCGCTAGGAGCGGTTGACTGCGGGGGACTGTGCGAGGTAGCGCATCGCGATATCCATGTCGCCGATCTGCGACGGGTGGAAGCTGGGGCGCAGGTATGGCGGAATCTCCGTCACCAAGAATTTGAGGTTCGGCACCAATCCGCGCCGGATCGCGCTGATCAACTGCAGCGGCCAGAAGCGCCCCTTCTCGGTGGACGGGTCCGCTCGGAACAAGTAGTTCATCGACGACAGGAACAGGACGATGAGGGTAAAACTGGCGATCAGAGCCGTGCGCACCCGCCGCGCATAGCTGCCGTCCACGTACATGAAGGCGTCGAAAGCGACATTGCGGTGCTCGACCTCTTCGGCGCCGTGCCACCGGACCATGTCGAGCATGACCGGGTGCATGCCCGCCTTCTCGAGGGCCGGGTCGGTCAGCAACCACTCGCCGACGACAGCGGTGTAGTGCTCCATGGCGGCGAACAGGCCCAACCGTTCGCACAGCCAGGCCCGTTTGGCGCGGCCCGACAACCCGCGATCACCCAGGATCCGGTCGACGAGCCAGTCCATCTTGCGCGACATCGGCGTAATGTCCATGCCGAGCTCCGCGAGATGCTCGCGTGCCCCCTTGTGCGAGGCGGCGTGGGTCGCCTCCTGGCCCACGAAGCCCACTACTTCCTCGTGGAGTCGTTCGTCCTCGATCAGGGGCAGTGCCTCGGCCAGGGTCGCGGACATTGCACGCTCCCCTTCGGGAAGGACCAGGTGCATGAAGTTGATGACGTGCGTTGCCATCGGCTCTCCGGGAATGTAGTGCAAAGGCACTCCTTCCCAGCTGAACTCGACGTCACGAGCCGTGATTGCGTGGGATTCGTCCGTGTACCGGCGCGCGCCTGCGGGGTCGACCACCGGTTTCCGTCCGATGCGGGGGAAGGTCATCATCCTGCTGTCCTCACTGTCGGTTGCGACGAGATTCCCGCTCGTCGGGTGACGTATTTGGCGAGGTCCGCCCGCCGGGTGCGTGCACGGAAACTCCGGTTGAAACCCGGGTAGAAGGTGAAGTTGCGGCCTTCACCGCTCAGGTAGTAACTGGCACAGCCGCCGGCGTTCCACACCGATTTCTGCAAACGCTCGTCCACGTCGTCCACGAACGCCTGCTGCACCTCCGGGCGGACGTCGATGCTTGCCATTCCCTGCGCTTCCATCTGCTGCAGAGCGCTCAGGATGTATTTCACCTGGGCCTCGATCGTCACCACCTGGGAGGTGTAGGTGACGGAATTGGGGCCGAGCAGCATGAAGAAGTTGGGAAAGCCGCTGATCGTCGTGCCGAGATAGGCCCGGGCATTGCCGTCCCAGGCCTCGGCCAACGTGCGGCCGTCCCGCCCGCGCACCACGTCGAACGCCGGATTGTCGGTCAGCCTGAAGCCGGTGCCCATCACGATCGTGTCGAGTTCGTGCAGCGTGCCGTCGACGGTCACGATCCCGTTCGGTCGCACTTCCCGTATTCCCTCGGTGACCACCGCGGCGTTCGGTTGTGCCAGTGCCGGATAGTAGGCGTTGGAGAACGTCGGACGCTTACACCCGAAGGCATACGTGGGAGTGAGCTTGCGTCGCAGTTCCGGGTCTCGGATCTGGCGTTTGAGGTGCGCGCGGCCGAGGCTCGCGAGACCTTTCAGCAGTGCGGGTCGATACACGAACCCCGGGACCATCGCCTCCTGCACCAGATCGAGTCCGGTCCGTGCGAGCCGTTGGACGAGGGGTATCCGCTCGAACAGTGTCCGGGGCCATCCGGTCATCGGCTGGTCGGGATGGGGGAGTATCCACGTCGGAGTCCGCTGGAACACCGTCAACGATCCGGCGATCGGCTGGATTCGCGGAATGATCTGCACTGCCGACGCGCCGGTTCCGACGACGGCAACTCTGTCACCGGACAGATCGTGCTCGTGATTCCACGCCGCGGAGTGGAAGACCGTGCCCTCGAAGCTGTCGAGTCCGGGTAGGTCCGGGACTGCCGGTTCACTGAAGGGACCCATGGCCCCCACGAGAATTCTGGCTTCCCAGCTCCCCTGATCGGTCGTCACGTGCCAGACCTGCGCGGCGTCGTCCCAGGTCGCGTCCCGCACCTCGCAATTCAGACGCAGATGCGGCACTATCCCGAAGTCCTCGGCGCAGGCGCGCAGATAGTCGTGGATTTCAGGCTGCAGCGGGTACAACCTCGTCCAGTTCGGATTCGGCGCGAACGAAAACGAGTACAGGATCGACGGGATATCGCACTGGGCCCCTGGGTAGGTGTTGACCTGCCACGTTCCACCAACCTCACTCGCTCGATCGAGCACGACGAAATCGTCGATGCCGGCTTGTTTCAGCTGCATCGCCGTTCCGAGCCCGCCGAACCCGGCGCCGATGACGAGTACATGCACCTTCTCGCGACTGTCGTGGACCGGGCATTCAACCGGTTGTGTAGCGCTGACCATGTGGGGCGTCCTCCTCGTCGATGCCGCCGTATGGCCTGACATTAGAAGTGACATCAGTCAATGTCAACAGCGTATGATGTCAACATTAGGCCCTGCAGTGTTCTGTCGGAGGG comes from Rhodococcus oxybenzonivorans and encodes:
- a CDS encoding PDR/VanB family oxidoreductase — translated: MMTTHSDGIDDPASDRTEFEPTRALRLAAQATVAYRHVFAASRAASWLSRPNPVRNNGFGMTLTIDEVRQEAEDVVSLTLTSPDGGTLPSWIPGAHLDVFLPSGRQRQYSLCGDPDDLSSYRIAVRRINGGLGGSKEIHETLEAGDRVRIRGPRNAFPLVTADSYLFIAGGIGITPILPMVRKCHERGQSWRLVYLGRSRTTMPFLDELARYTGRVEVRPDDESGPPDITEILTTAEPGAAVYLCGPTPLMTPARGVMHTLNPTGSLHTERFSALPVVDGHRFDVRLAKQGTTVSVAEDETALTAIRREIPGVAYSCQQGFCGTCRVRVLAGDVEHRDRILTDAERQDSMLICLSRSAGGPLVIDL
- a CDS encoding flavin-containing monooxygenase; this translates as MVSATQPVECPVHDSREKVHVLVIGAGFGGLGTAMQLKQAGIDDFVVLDRASEVGGTWQVNTYPGAQCDIPSILYSFSFAPNPNWTRLYPLQPEIHDYLRACAEDFGIVPHLRLNCEVRDATWDDAAQVWHVTTDQGSWEARILVGAMGPFSEPAVPDLPGLDSFEGTVFHSAAWNHEHDLSGDRVAVVGTGASAVQIIPRIQPIAGSLTVFQRTPTWILPHPDQPMTGWPRTLFERIPLVQRLARTGLDLVQEAMVPGFVYRPALLKGLASLGRAHLKRQIRDPELRRKLTPTYAFGCKRPTFSNAYYPALAQPNAAVVTEGIREVRPNGIVTVDGTLHELDTIVMGTGFRLTDNPAFDVVRGRDGRTLAEAWDGNARAYLGTTISGFPNFFMLLGPNSVTYTSQVVTIEAQVKYILSALQQMEAQGMASIDVRPEVQQAFVDDVDERLQKSVWNAGGCASYYLSGEGRNFTFYPGFNRSFRARTRRADLAKYVTRRAGISSQPTVRTAG
- a CDS encoding metal-dependent hydrolase, which produces MMTFPRIGRKPVVDPAGARRYTDESHAITARDVEFSWEGVPLHYIPGEPMATHVINFMHLVLPEGERAMSATLAEALPLIEDERLHEEVVGFVGQEATHAASHKGAREHLAELGMDITPMSRKMDWLVDRILGDRGLSGRAKRAWLCERLGLFAAMEHYTAVVGEWLLTDPALEKAGMHPVMLDMVRWHGAEEVEHRNVAFDAFMYVDGSYARRVRTALIASFTLIVLFLSSMNYLFRADPSTEKGRFWPLQLISAIRRGLVPNLKFLVTEIPPYLRPSFHPSQIGDMDIAMRYLAQSPAVNRS
- a CDS encoding aldehyde dehydrogenase family protein, giving the protein MTTTTAADSTFDVISPATGRVVGVHPLGSTRDVDDAVARARDAADWWASLGFDERAHRLDAWRGIIARRATELADLVHMEMGKPRADAMLEIAMALEHLAWAAKNAGKVLRRRTVRSSALTLNQSASVEYLPLGVVGVIGPWNYPIFTPLGSLSFALAAGNTVVYKPSEYTPGVGVWLVEAFTQAVPEHPVLQVVTGDGSTGAALCRSGVNKIGFTGSTSTGKKVMAVCAETLTPVLMECGGKDALIVNSDADLDSAADAAVWGGLSNAGQTCLGVERVYVHESIFDQFLDRIVAHASRIRAGSDIDAHIGPITMPSQVDVVRRHINDAIDKGGRVVLGGPDAVEGQFVQPTILVDVPENSVAVTEETFGPTLIVSRVRNMDEAVERANSSRYGLGLSVFSRRHGEDIARRIRTGAVSVNSYVLYAAVPGLPLGGVDDSGFGRVHGPDGLKEFTFPRAMTRQRFPSVLPLTTFRRTRWVDSLVRFLITLLHGRN
- a CDS encoding SRPBCC family protein, which translates into the protein MTRWYPLAAADDEFLKTARFRIVHVVYLSTDPAHVWSVLTAHDALVSWSSLITASDWTSPRPFGIGTTRTVTLGHGAAALRERFYRWEEGRQITFTAESASRPGFRRFAEDITLDPHPDGTRLTWTFAMETTPMLTPLIAWSQPVLRRVTRGWARGLAHKALDHPKGASR